From the genome of Chanos chanos chromosome 5, fChaCha1.1, whole genome shotgun sequence, one region includes:
- the zcchc2 gene encoding zinc finger CCHC domain-containing protein 2, whose translation MLKMKLPVRTAEEGDDTVEGEEENNDCNFHPFSSPLNTVSYNGSDESTRRHKHSVSPLRLNKEAVFEWFGLHLSPAKRIEFMCGLLHMCQPLELRFLGSCLEDLARKDFHVLRDFEIRANSQTDLGHLMDVTDPVVLSKLLVCLSLLGSENRECAGILFRTLSHIDSVLHLRNYGVPSPHGIHRHHPAHTPCESGLETGRSEQSNQVPLEPVFLEQLALLCTMASLHPAFPFHQREAVRLQLDYVEAALEEQRSHCRSRSTGLNQFSRPDYLCPHTERNREWSPFPNPAQHLNMPQNEVVHIERIFLKEISVGGEGRQYSFEVKWSDSSSTAVTKSHRELEDFLLKLPKEQSTEAVEKGFLRLLRQGDQYDLRELERTLREKFLSVPQDFLQMCLVCQFFLSDPSLLHCNRCTSASVGRGRQPAGRCVEDCSETSSLEEDMEAFGISCARSVKAAGRGTQHTENLQKESRRLGRAEANGEVGWSRQSPSPRPGPQPCTVDPEQHCGMDGGRSPSLGQRSKGRSACKRERPRRGKAVKGSIPNGLQRASAAQMISQGGCKGSGCDTYGDTSSESSNSIPSSPHHLQRSLESRAAEEDRDTESHSDNSVQETGDKTHLFRGVGGKAVAMVNPIVPDVDSATDENALRASAVVQLALTACLPYALQYNTAQSDAVKSGEGQLSLTIPMASQDHLSSQAASGEPEERTALLATAAPQQQAPMGAISINTPCSSCNQSPLQPACPIPNPNPTPSAEPVQNPSLTLPVPSTRPNTKPSALQPPSSLAPLSNLPVPTSTPVTYTTNQVHCIVPTCVPTHTPGPGPMPPPALTHSTAQSDPASYINSSTCGGGSSLPIPAQSQPQPQPQPQSQAQSQQMGCNACGCRGSCGSSHQPPNYFLPPHVARQMFGPPPTFFHLAPSLCNTSFQAQGHQSNGTPPLSFYPHTATPAAFASGPLLHAHSDHMLATQASYGLPQMPPFNRFYPPMFPAVGMMPGGAGLKKGGNISCYNCGMSGHIAQDCKQPTIDAGQPGGFRLKYVAPHSSEALDKAD comes from the exons ATGCTTAAAATGAAGCTGCCAGTGAGAACGGCGGAGGAGGGAGACGACACAGTTGAGGGCGAGGAAGAAAATAACGATTGCAATTTTCACCCTTTCAGTTCGCCTTTAAACACAGTTTCTTACAATGGATCTGATGAATCCACAAGGAGACACAAACATAGCGTTAGTCCCCTTCGATTGAACAAGGAGGCGGTGTTCGAGTGGTTCGGCTTACACCTCAGTCCGGCGAAACGGATAGAGTTTATGTGCGGTCTACTCCATATGTGCCAACCACTTGAACTCCGCTTTTTGGGGTCGTGCCTTGAGGACTTAGCACGAAAAGATTTTCATGTTCTCCGCGACTTCGAGATACGGGCGAACAGTCAAACTGACCTAGGCCACTTGATGGATGTGACCGACCCCGTTGTGCTTTCGAAACTGCTCGTTTGCCTGTCTCTCCTAGGATCTGAGAACAGAGAATGCGCAGGAATACTGTTCAGGACGTTAAGCCATATTGACTCCGTTCTACACTTGAGAAACTATGGAGTTCCGTCCCCACATGGAATTCACAGGCACCACCCTGCCCATACACCCTGTGAGAGTGGACTTGAGACCGGGCGATCGGAACAATCAAACCAGGTCCCATTGGAGCCTGTATTTCTAGAGCAGTTGGCATTGCTGTGTACTATGGCCTCCTTACACCCGGCATTTCCTTTCCATCAGAGGGAGGCTGTCAGATTACAGCTGGATTATGTAGAGGCAGCACTCGAAGAACAGAGAAGCCACTGTCGTAGCAGGTCGACAGGACTG aACCAGTTCTCCAGACCGGATTAcctctgtccacacactgagagaaacagagaatggtcGCCATTCCCCAATCCAGCTCAGCACCTGAATATGCCACAAAATGAAG TGGTGCACATTGAGAGGATCTTTTTGAAGGAGATTTCCGTGGGAGGAGAAGGCAGACAGTATAGTTTTGAG GTAAAGTGGTCAGACTCCTCATCAACCGCTGTGACCAAAAGCCACCGTGAACTTGAGGATTTTTTGTTAAAG CTTCCTAAGGAGCAGAGCACTGAGGCAGTTGAGAAGGGCTTTCTGAGGCTCCTGAGACAGGGCGATCAGTACGACCtcagagagctggagaggaCGCTACG agagaagtttCTATCTGTGCCGCAGGATTTCCTTCAGATGTGTCTAGTCTGTCAATTTTTCCTCTCAGATCCTTCCTTACTCCACTGCAACCGCT GTACCAGCGCCTCCGTGGGCAGGGGGCGGCAGCCGGCCGGCCGCTGCGTGGAGGACTGTTCTGAGACCTCCAGTCTGGAGGAAG ACATGGAGGCATTTGGCATCTCGTGTGCACGTAGCGTGAAAGCTGCAGGCCGTGG CACCCAGCACACAGAAAACTTGCAGAAGGAGAGCAGGAGGCTTGGCCGCGCGGAGGCAAACGGAGAGGTGGGGTGGAGTAGACAGAGCCCTTCCCCTAGACCCGGCCCTCAGCCCTGTACCGTAGACCCAGAGCAG CACTGCGGAATGGATGGTGGGAGGAGCCCTTCTCTTGGACAGAGGAGCAAAGGGAGGTCAGCATGCAAGAG GGAGAGACCGAGGAGAGGAAAAGCTGTAAAAGGCTCCATCCCTAACGGGCTTCAAAGAGCTTCTGCAGCCCAGATGATAAGCCAGGGAGGCTGCAAGG GATCTGGTTGCGATACTTACGGAGACACTTCCTCGGAGAGCTCCAACTCCATCCCCTCCAGTCCGCACCATCTCCAGAGGAGCCTTGAGAGCAGAGcagcagaggaggacagag acacagagagtcatTCTGATAACTCCGTACAGGAGACAGGTGACAAGACACATCTTTTCAGAGGGGTTGGTGGGAAAGCGGTCGCCATGGTGAATCCCATAGTCCCTGACGTTGACTCGGCCACAGACGAGAATGCCCTGAGAGCCTCTGCGGTAGTGCAGCTGGCTTTGACGGCCTGTTTGCCGTACGCCCTGCAATATAACACAGCCCAGAGCGATGCCGTCAAGTCTGGAGAAGGCCAGCTAAGTCTGACTATTCCCATGGCGAGCCAAGACCACCTGTCCAGCCAAGCTGCCTCTGGAGAACCAGAGGAGCGGACCGCTCTGTTGGCGACCGCTGCCCCCCAACAGCAAGCTCCCATGGGTGCCATAAGTATAAACACTCCCTGTTCCTCCTGTAACCAGTCCCCTCTGCAGCCAGCCTgtcctatccctaaccctaaccccaccCCTAGCGCTGAGCCAGTCCAAAACCCCAGCCTCACTCTGCCTGTCCCTTCCACCAGACCCAACACCAAACCCTCAGCCCTGCAGCCTCCATCCAGCCTAGCTCCTCTCTCTAACCTCCCCGTGCCCACCTCCACCCCAGTCACTTACACCACCAACCAAGTGCATTGCATCGTTCCCACTTGCGTCCCAACCCACACGCCAGGGCCCGGGCCGATGCCTCCCCCTGCCCTGACCCATAGCACAGCCCAGAGTGACCCCGCCTCCTACATCAACAGCAGCACCTGCGGCGGGGGCAGCAGCCTGCCGATCCCAGCTCAGTCCCAGCCACAACCCCAGCCCCAGCCCCAGTCTCAAGCCCAGTCGCAGCAGATGGGCTGCAACGCCTGCGGTTGCCGCGGCAGCTGCGGGAGTAGCCACCAGCCCCCCAATTACTTCTTGCCTCCCCACGTGGCCCGGCAGATGTTCGGCCCGCCGCCCACGTTCTTCCACCTCGCCCCGTCACTATGCAACACGAGCTTCCAGGCCCAGGGTCATCAGAGCAACGGGACTCCGCCTCTGTCCTTCTACCCCCACACTGCCACCCCCGCCGCCTTCGCCAGCGGCCCGCTGCTCCACGCCCACTCTGATCACATGCTGGCCACGCAGGCCAGCTACGGCCTGCCTCAAATGCCCCCCTTCAACCGCTTCTACCCGCCCATGTTTCCCGCGGTGGGCATGATGCCGGGCGGCGCGGGCCTAAAGAAAGGCGGCAACATCTCCTGCTATAACTGTGGGATGAGCGGGCACATTGCCCAGGACTGCAAACAGCCGACCATTGACGCGGGGCAGCCAG gtgGCTTCCGGCTTAAGTACGTTGCCCCGCACTCCTCTGAAGCACTAGACAAAGCAGATTGA